In Elusimicrobiota bacterium, the genomic stretch TGTTTTAAGATCATAGACGGAGGCGTTGGCCACGGTCAGAATCCCGGTGCCGCCGCGATCGGCATACCAGAGGACGTCGGAGAGCCTTTTGCAGTAATTCTGAGCCTCAACGGGAATCTTGATAAAACCTTCGACGCGCTCAGTAGATGTGCGGACTTCGACACGGACATCCTTGGTCTGAGATGCAAAAGCGCCTGTTGCGTCCGCGTTCACGTTTTCGCACGGCTGATTATCAGGGGTACTCATTTTTATTTGACCACCTCCAGCGTTGATGCAATTTAATCAACTTGTTCGGAATATGTCAATACCCTAAAAGTCCAAAGTCCCATTTTTTGAATGGGACCGCTGTTTTTATTAAAAACCGGCGATTAAAAAGAAAAAACCGCTCCTGCCGTAAAACTCAGGTTATAACCAACAGACGGCGCCATCCGGATTAATGGAATCAAACGGACAAAAAAAGAAAACGGGGAATCTTGAATAACAAGTTCCTGCGCCAACACAGGACCGACTCCGAAAACCGTTTTTTTGTCGAAACGAAAATGGACGGCGGCGCCCAAATGGCTGGCCAAAGAAACACGCTGGTCTTTAAGGGTCGCTAGTCCGGGGAAACGATGCTGCCACCCGGCATTGACGCTTAGATCATCGGACCAAGCTCCCGCGTCGACAAAAATACGATTAGCCCGGTCCGCATGAAAATCAATGGTCATACCGGTGGGCGCCCCCAAAATAACGCCGAAATGCCCGGCCTCGCGCAACGCGCGGGCCTGGGCCGATGCCGTAGCCGTCTGAACGAACACGCAAGCGGCAAAAACAACGCTAAGACGCAATATGTTGCGGTAATTCAAGCAATTGATTGACATAAGCCTCCAATACCCCCCTTTCTTTTGCGGACACAGCGCCCAAAAGCCTCATCATTTCGGTTTTGATGTCTCCGGCACCCTCAAGCCGGCGCAAATCCGCCGTCGTTCGGCCGCCCGCCGTGCGCTTGCCCACGCGAAAAAGCGTTTTAGCGCGTCCGGCCAGCATGGGCGAATGCGTTACGGCAATGATTTGATGCTCGGCGGCCAGCGACTGAAGCCGCTGGGCGACCAAAGCCGCGACCTGGCTCGATAGCCCCTGTTCCACTTCATCGAGCAAGAGAACCCAGGGGACCTCGGCCCGGCGGCCTTTATTCATATTTAAACTTTTAAGAGCCAGCGCCACGCGGGACGACTCCCCTCCCGAAGCGATCCGGCGAAGCTCTTTTTTACCTTCCCCCGGATTGGGCGAAAAATGGCAAACAATATGATCCGCGCCTTGAGAACCCAGCGTTTCCACGGGCACGCTCTCAAATTCGATTGTCGCCTGTTCCAAACCCAGCAGGCGGACTTCTTTGGTCGCTTTTTGGCTGAGATCCTTGGCTGCTGCCGATCTCTGCAGCGAAAGAGCCTCCGCCTCCTTGCGGGCAGCGCGCTCCAAGCGAGCGGCTTCCTCGGCTAAACGGGCTTCCTCGGCCGCGGCATTGGCCAGCCGCTGCCGGTCCTGGGCGAATTTTATTTTCAACGAAGACAACTCTTCCGTCCGACTTAAACGATGTTTGGCTAAAAGCCTATCGATTTTCGCTTTCAACCCCAACAATTCATCCAGACGCGCCGGATCAAACTCCAATGAATGCCGTATTTGTTCGGCAAAACGGAGCGCCTCACCGGCAGCTTCGCGGGCCTGAGCCAAACGCTCGGCCAGCAAAACGACGTCGTTACGCTCGCCCAATCGGGACCTCAAACGCTCGGCCAGCAAAGCGGCCCGGGACAACGCTTGAACGGCGTCGGCGTCGGGATTCTCAAGGCTGTCCATCAGGCCGGCCATCTGCTCGGCGACCTCGCCCTTGGCAACCCATAAAGGGAGATCGTCCGTCAGCGCAGCCAACGTTTTGGGGTCAAAATCGATCTCCTGCAGCTCCTTCAAATGATGCTCGATCAGCTCCAGACCGGGCAAATTCCGGCCGACGAAATCCCGATGTTGTTCGAGTTCGCCCAGCGCTTCCCGCCAGGCATCAAAGGCCTCCGCGTAAGCGGACAAAAATTTGTCGTAACGCCCCCAATGATCCAAAAAGGCTTGGGCGAACGAGGGGTCATAAAGAGACGCGCTTTCACCTTGCCCATGAACTTCCAGAATGGCTTGACCCAAACGCTTAAGGCTCGACAAAGCCGCCGGCATATCCTGCAGAAACGCCCGGCTTCTTCCGGAATCCGCCTCAAAAACCCGCTTAATGGTCAATACGCCGTCTTCGACGTCAACGCCTTTTTCGGCAAGCTCGGCCGCAAGGCGCGGCGAACTCCGCCGGTTCACAAGGCAGCGCGCCGCAACTTCAAGGCAACGCTCGCCCCGCCGGACGAGATCAGCGGGCGCCGGGCCGTCGCCGAAAAGAAAACGGATCGATTTCAATAAAAGGGATTTCCCGGCCCCGGTTTCGCCCGTGATGACGTTCAAACCGGAAGTCAATTCGATGGAAAGCGTGTCGATAATGCCCAGGTTTTTAATCGTCAGTTCTTCAATCATGAATGTTAAGCGGCCCAGTGCAGTTTTTCACGCAAAAAATCAAAATACGTGTGTTTACGGCTTCGAAGCAAAATAAACGAAGCGTGGTGCCGGCGTAAAATGACCCAATCGCCGTCCGCCATTTCCTGGGAAAGCTGGCCGTCCAAGACCACCGCCGCTCGGGATGCTTCCCCCCGATAAGGGCAAAGTTTGACGGTCAACGCCTGCGCGGAATCAATCAACAGGGGGCGCTGGGTCAGGCTGTGCGAAGCCAAAGGAACCACCAAAAAAGCGGGCACCTGGGGATCAACGAGCGGGCCGCCGGCGGCCAACGCATAGGCCGAGGAGCCCGTGGGCGTGGCGCCGATTAAGCCGTCGCCGTGAACCCGGGCCAAATAGCCGTGGCGATCAGAAGAAATTTCCATCTCCAGCATGCGGGGGTTGCGACCGGAACGAATAA encodes the following:
- a CDS encoding NAD(+)/NADH kinase; amino-acid sequence: MILIFYNHRKPLVRKVLPELQSFLEKRRRATRLIESRELKPIQAASGGKRVSSRAPAQLAISLGGDGTLLAAAREVFPGRIPMMGINLGGLGFLSAADHTDWRENLELALEERLPKEERMVLDVELNLGRRQFHRIAINDCVIRSGRNPRMLEMEISSDRHGYLARVHGDGLIGATPTGSSAYALAAGGPLVDPQVPAFLVVPLASHSLTQRPLLIDSAQALTVKLCPYRGEASRAAVVLDGQLSQEMADGDWVILRRHHASFILLRSRKHTYFDFLREKLHWAA
- a CDS encoding AAA family ATPase gives rise to the protein MIEELTIKNLGIIDTLSIELTSGLNVITGETGAGKSLLLKSIRFLFGDGPAPADLVRRGERCLEVAARCLVNRRSSPRLAAELAEKGVDVEDGVLTIKRVFEADSGRSRAFLQDMPAALSSLKRLGQAILEVHGQGESASLYDPSFAQAFLDHWGRYDKFLSAYAEAFDAWREALGELEQHRDFVGRNLPGLELIEHHLKELQEIDFDPKTLAALTDDLPLWVAKGEVAEQMAGLMDSLENPDADAVQALSRAALLAERLRSRLGERNDVVLLAERLAQAREAAGEALRFAEQIRHSLEFDPARLDELLGLKAKIDRLLAKHRLSRTEELSSLKIKFAQDRQRLANAAAEEARLAEEAARLERAARKEAEALSLQRSAAAKDLSQKATKEVRLLGLEQATIEFESVPVETLGSQGADHIVCHFSPNPGEGKKELRRIASGGESSRVALALKSLNMNKGRRAEVPWVLLLDEVEQGLSSQVAALVAQRLQSLAAEHQIIAVTHSPMLAGRAKTLFRVGKRTAGGRTTADLRRLEGAGDIKTEMMRLLGAVSAKERGVLEAYVNQLLELPQHIAS